TATGGAAAGGTCCGTTTGTTGACGGCTATCTTCTCAAGAAGGCTGAGAAGGTGCGTGAAGGCGGACGTAACGAAGTAATCAAGATGTGGAGCCGTCGCTCCACGATCATGCCGCAGTTCGTTGGTCTCACCTTCGGCGTCTACAACGGCAGCAAGCACATTCCGGTC
The Rhizobium sp. 11515TR DNA segment above includes these coding regions:
- the rpsS gene encoding 30S ribosomal protein S19; the encoded protein is MARSVWKGPFVDGYLLKKAEKVREGGRNEVIKMWSRRSTIMPQFVGLTFGVYNGSKHIPVSVNEDMVGHKFGEFAPTRTYYGHGADKKAKRK